One genomic window of Rana temporaria unplaced genomic scaffold, aRanTem1.1, whole genome shotgun sequence includes the following:
- the LOC120922639 gene encoding tigger transposable element-derived protein 1-like, with protein sequence MAKSTISTILKNKAAIKGADVAKGVTMLTKQRTQVLEEVEKLLLVWLNEKQLAGDSVSEAMICEKARKLHSDLLQRSPSTTAASDEFKASRGWFEKFRRRSGIHSVIRHGEASSSDKAAAEAYKLDFAEFMKTEGYVPQQVFNCDETGLFWKKMPNRTYITQEEKALPGHKPMKDRLTLLLCANASADLKIKPLLVYHSQTPRAFREQNVNKARLPVMWRANAKAWVTRQLFMEWLHEVFAPTVRKYLSDNQLPERCLLLMDNAPAHPPALVDDMDAEYDFIKVKFLPPNTTPLLQPMDQQVICNFKKLYTKALFTRCFNVTEETSLTLKDFWKKHFNVAHCINLIDKAWEEVTPRTLNSAWRKLWPECVAEREHDIEVPDAEVVEEIVSMGKSMGLDVDGADVEELVEEHREELTTEELSELHSEQQKALLEEHSTEEEEEREEVSSDAIKSIMQKWNECHDFFEKHHPNITVVNRVLNLMNDNVVSHFRRVMQRRKRQVTLDRFFSKTEPAARRQRREETPEGDPPDVLMEGDSPSKQ encoded by the coding sequence ATGGCAAAGTCAACAATCTCGACTATTCTGAAAAACAAAGCCGCCATCAAAGGAGCTGATGTTGCAAAAGGAGTAACAATGTTAACCAAGCAGAGGACGCAAGTGCTGGAAGAGGTGGAAAAACTTTTGCTTGTGTGGTTGAATGAGAAACAGCTGGCAGGTGATAGCGTTAGTGAAGCTATGATCTGTGAGAAAGCCAGGAAATTGCACAGTGATTTACTGCAAAGAAGCCCCTCTACAACTGCAGCAAGTGACGAATTTAAAGCCAGTAGGGGGTGGTTTGAAAAATTCCGCAGGAGAAGTGGCATCCACAGTGTGATTAGACATGGTGAGGCTTCCAGTTCTGACAAGGCCGCAGCAGAAGCCTACAAGTTAGACTTTGCGGAATTCATGAAGACAGAAGGATACGTCCCTCAACAAGTGTTCAACTGTGATGAAACAGGgctcttctggaaaaaaatgccgAACAGAACCTATATCACGCAGGAGGAAAAGGCACTACCAGGGCACAAGCCCATGAAGGACAGATTGACCCTTTTGCTGTGTGCCAACGCAAGCGCCGATCTGAAAATTAAACCACTACTGGTGTACCATTCTCAGACCCCTCGTGCATTTAGGGAACAAAATGTGAACAAGGCCAGACTGCCCGTCATGTGGAGAGCCAATGCCAAAGCTTGGGTCACAAGGCAATTGTTTATGGAATGGCTGCACGAGGTGTTTGCACCCACCGTCAGAAAATATCTTTCTGATAACCAGCTGCCTGAAAGGTGCCTTCTTCTGATGGACAATGCCCCGGCACACCCTCCAGCCTTGGTGGATGATATGGATGCTGAGTATGACTTCATCAAGGTAAAGTTCCTCCCCCCCAACACAACACCACTTCTGCAGCCTATGGACCAGCAAGTCATCTGCAACTTCAAGAAGCTGTACACAAAGGCGCTCTTCACTAGGTGTTTTAATGTCACTGAagagacgtccttgactttgaaagacttctggaagaaACATTTCAATGTTGCCCACTGCATTAACCTCATTGACAAAGCCTGGGAAGAGGTCACTCCCCGAACCCTAAATTCAGCCTGGAGGAAACTGTGGCCAGAATGTGTCGCTGAACGTGAACATGACATTGAAGTGCCTGATGCTGAGGTAGTGGAGGAAATTGTGTCCATGGGCAAGAGTATGGGTCTGGACGTTGATGGTGCTGATGTGGAAGAGCTTGTTGAGGAACATAGGGAGGAGCTGACCACGGAAGAACTTTCTGAACTCCACAGTGAGCAGCAGAAGGCACTTCTTGAGGAGCATTCcactgaggaagaggaagaaagggaggaggttAGCAGTGATGCCATAAAATCCATTATGCAAAAATGGAATGAGTGCCATGATTTTTTTGAAAAGCACCACCCCAACATAACTGTCGTGAACAGAGTGTTAAATCTCATGAATGATAATGTGGTCTCTCATTTCCGGAGGGTTATGCAGCGCAGGAAGAGACAAGTGACATTGGACAGATTTTTCAGCAAAACTGAGCCTGCAGCTAGGAGACAAAGGAGAGAGGAAACCCCTGAAGGAGATCCCCCTGATGTCCTTATggagggggactctccctccaaacaataa